From the Mesorhizobium koreense genome, the window GCGGTGCAGCCGCGTCTGCCCCTCATGCCCGTCAGGACGAGCAGCCAGCACGCGAGAGCCTTCGATATGGTCCGCTCGAAGCCTGACTTCGTCTATACGGCCGGTTTCCGCCAGGGCGATCAGGGGGAGGATCCGCATCGCTTCACCGGTTCGGCGGTGAAGTTCCTGGCGATGGCGCGCTTCGACACCAACTAAAAATGCCGAAGTAACAGGCTCTATTTCCGTGGAAGCTGCGCCGCCTGGCGGGCAAGCGCAGTGATGCCGTCCCAATCTTTCGCCTTGAGCATGTCGTCCGGTGCCACCCACGAGCCGCCGACGCAGATCACGTTGGACAGGCCGAGATAATCATGCGCGTTGGCGAGCGATATGCCGCCGGTCGGACAGAAGCGGACGCCGGCAAGCGGCGAGGCGAGCGATTTCAGGAAGGCCGCGCCGCCGGCCTGTTCCGCAGGGAAGAACTTCAGTATCGAATGGCCTTCTTCCTTGAGCGACATGATCTCGCTCGGCGTGATCCCGCCGGGCAGGAAGGGAACGTCGCTCGCGCGGGCGCAATCGAGCAATTCCTGCGTCGTGCCGGGGCTGACGATGAAGCGGGCGCCCGCATCCACGGCTTCGTCGAAATTGTGCGCCGACAGTATGGTGCCGGCACCGACAAGCGCCTCGGGAACCTCGTCCGAGACGAGGCGGATGGCGTCGATCGCATCCGCCGTCCTAAGCGTGATCTCGACCGCCGGCAGGCCGCCTGCGGCAAGCGCGCGGGCGAGCGGAACGGCGTCTGCGAGACGGTCGATCTTCAGAACCGGGATGACCGGCTGACCCTCCAGGATCGGCAGGAGCTTGTCGATTTTCTGCGCCATGGTGTTCTCGCCGCTGGTGAGAGAGCCAGCGATCTAACAGAAGCGCCGGCCCAAGTCCATGAAAGCGGGCCGGTTCAGGCGAGCCCGATACAAGCGAAAAGCGATATCCACGCGCGGCGGAGAAAGGCAAGCAGGCCAGGCGTTCTGCCCATGGCCGCCTTGAGTTTTGCGTAGGTTGCCGGGCCGACAATGCCGTCCGCATCGAGGTCTTGCGCCCGCTGGAAGGCTTTAACCGCGCGCTCGGTATTGCGGCCGAAGATGCCGTCCGCCCCGGTGCCATGGCCGAGGGATGTCAGGAGCGTTTGCAGGTCGTAGATGGCGTCGCCGCGCATGCCCCGACAGAGGAGCTCTCCGCGCGCCGGCCCGGATT encodes:
- a CDS encoding 2-dehydro-3-deoxy-phosphogluconate aldolase, whose product is MAQKIDKLLPILEGQPVIPVLKIDRLADAVPLARALAAGGLPAVEITLRTADAIDAIRLVSDEVPEALVGAGTILSAHNFDEAVDAGARFIVSPGTTQELLDCARASDVPFLPGGITPSEIMSLKEEGHSILKFFPAEQAGGAAFLKSLASPLAGVRFCPTGGISLANAHDYLGLSNVICVGGSWVAPDDMLKAKDWDGITALARQAAQLPRK